Proteins encoded within one genomic window of Candidatus Pseudothioglobus singularis PS1:
- a CDS encoding toxin-antitoxin system YwqK family antitoxin: MKIDIKNEIETHRYESGQKLSEGLWMNGKKEGVWTEWHENGQIKSQESYKENIWHGKHNYWYENGQKMKESIDINGLYEGLWVTWHENGQKWEEGNYRKEKKEGLWTKWDENGQIIAQENFKDGKLV; this comes from the coding sequence ATGAAAATTGATATAAAAAATGAAATAGAAACGCACCGCTATGAGTCCGGACAGAAGCTATCTGAAGGCCTTTGGATGAATGGCAAGAAGGAAGGCGTCTGGACGGAGTGGCATGAGAACGGTCAGATTAAAAGCCAGGAGTCATACAAAGAGAATATATGGCACGGAAAACATAATTACTGGTACGAGAATGGTCAGAAGATGAAAGAGAGTATTGATATAAATGGCCTATATGAGGGCCTATGGGTTACTTGGCATGAAAATGGTCAGAAATGGGAAGAAGGCAACTATAGAAAAGAGAAGAAAGAAGGCCTCTGGACGAAGTGGGATGAAAATGGTCAGATTATTGCTCAAGAAAACTTCAAGGATGGAAAGCTAGTCTAG
- a CDS encoding toxin-antitoxin system YwqK family antitoxin, which translates to MKDVEHTQKLFNDMKQVTTYRDGKKHGKETYWYPIGQKASECFYIDNKLEGELTAWTEFGLVIQQDNYKSGLLHGLSRVWNEEGQLESEIMFKHGKPSGKFTFYENGVKVKEGVADYSNDDSPYNFDNETVN; encoded by the coding sequence ATGAAAGACGTAGAACACACACAGAAGCTCTTCAATGACATGAAGCAGGTGACAACCTATAGAGACGGCAAAAAGCATGGTAAGGAAACGTATTGGTATCCGATAGGGCAGAAAGCCTCAGAATGCTTCTATATAGATAACAAACTTGAAGGTGAACTGACTGCTTGGACTGAGTTTGGGCTCGTGATTCAACAGGACAATTACAAGAGTGGTCTACTTCATGGGCTATCTAGAGTTTGGAATGAGGAGGGACAACTTGAATCAGAAATTATGTTCAAGCATGGAAAGCCTTCAGGAAAATTTACCTTCTATGAGAATGGTGTTAAAGTCAAAGAAGGAGTTGCAGATTACAGTAACGATGACTCACCCTACAACTTTGATAACGAAACTGTTAATTAA
- a CDS encoding GcvT family protein — protein MKKNARVVVIGGGIAGCSTLYHLTQEGWSDVVLLERNDLTSGTTWHSAAQVTNFGMNQTMVGLKTHSINLYKELANDPDHPINYNHSDGGIRLANTEEQMQGYRHFASMAKGMGVDFEVIDAKECQRRHPLISTKNLIGGLWDPHDGDIDPYQLCHSLVRKAREAGAKVYTDTPVTALEQYKDNTWKVSTEHGDIDCEIIVNACGYRVNEVGAMMGVHHPVASMEHQYFLTEDIPEIAQAGHRMPLLRCPISDYYCRQDKGGLLIGFYEQNCKTWGMDGIDPNFVNALCPDDLERVADVLDGAFERMPALMNAGIRSIVNGPITYTIDGAPLVGKIPGKENAFCIIGLRAGLGEGGGHGWLLAQQIVNGEACYDTWCLDPRRFTAHANVEMTSLKAIEDYQNEFRFHFPHEHRPAARKAKTTSLTPIMAAENAAFTVINGWERVEYIKPSEDFYPSLSFHFDETFDIVAKEIINIRDNVGLCEVNGFNRFEITGLDAENFIDRMFCGNITHKPGRVGLGYLLNDFGMVKSEATIANIPASDRGSTRIWYGSAAASEFHDMDWLTQHINADEDVHIKSLTNDQTILIIAGPKARKVLSACSRDDWSKEVFPWLSVRECFIGFTAATVMSVSFSGELAYEVHVPNSSLYAAYLTLSEAGKEFGMKLFGSRAVESMRMEKGFLSWKSDLLTEFDPFETGLDRFVNLKKDNFIGKTALQKRVKDGPKQRLVCLDVDCKHAPSHSGASLIENGKVVGTITSGEWGHRVNQNLAYAFVNPDKSKEGTKLMMDLLGEMISVQVIPFGAYDRSYSRLLA, from the coding sequence ATGAAAAAAAATGCACGTGTTGTAGTTATAGGTGGAGGCATTGCCGGGTGTTCTACCTTGTATCATCTAACTCAAGAAGGCTGGTCCGATGTTGTTCTTTTAGAGCGCAATGATCTTACGAGCGGAACAACATGGCACTCAGCGGCTCAGGTAACTAATTTTGGTATGAACCAAACAATGGTTGGTCTAAAGACTCATTCAATAAACCTATACAAAGAATTAGCTAATGACCCTGATCACCCAATCAACTATAACCATTCAGATGGTGGAATACGCCTAGCAAATACTGAAGAACAAATGCAGGGTTATCGACACTTTGCCTCGATGGCTAAAGGTATGGGTGTTGATTTTGAGGTAATAGATGCTAAAGAGTGCCAACGACGCCATCCATTAATATCAACTAAAAATTTAATTGGTGGTCTCTGGGACCCTCATGATGGAGACATTGACCCATATCAATTGTGTCATTCCTTGGTTCGAAAAGCGCGTGAAGCTGGTGCGAAAGTTTATACAGATACGCCTGTAACTGCTCTCGAGCAATATAAAGATAACACCTGGAAGGTATCCACTGAACATGGTGATATTGACTGTGAGATTATTGTTAATGCTTGTGGCTACAGGGTTAATGAAGTTGGAGCAATGATGGGTGTTCACCACCCTGTAGCGTCAATGGAGCATCAATATTTTTTAACTGAAGATATTCCTGAAATTGCACAGGCAGGTCACCGTATGCCTCTACTTCGCTGTCCAATATCTGACTATTATTGCCGACAAGATAAGGGTGGGCTTTTGATTGGTTTTTATGAGCAAAATTGTAAGACATGGGGGATGGACGGGATTGATCCAAACTTTGTTAACGCGCTCTGCCCTGATGATTTAGAGAGAGTAGCTGATGTTTTGGATGGAGCATTTGAGCGGATGCCAGCACTCATGAATGCTGGAATTCGGAGTATTGTTAATGGCCCAATTACATACACAATTGATGGGGCGCCACTAGTTGGAAAAATCCCAGGCAAGGAAAACGCTTTTTGTATTATCGGTTTACGCGCAGGATTAGGTGAGGGTGGAGGACATGGTTGGCTTCTTGCTCAACAGATTGTTAATGGCGAGGCATGTTATGATACTTGGTGTCTTGACCCTCGAAGATTTACCGCACATGCTAATGTTGAGATGACCTCTTTAAAAGCTATTGAGGACTATCAAAACGAGTTTCGATTTCATTTTCCCCATGAACATCGCCCAGCTGCTCGTAAAGCAAAAACCACTTCACTTACTCCTATCATGGCTGCAGAAAATGCGGCATTTACAGTTATTAACGGGTGGGAGCGTGTTGAATATATTAAGCCTTCTGAGGACTTCTATCCTTCGCTTTCATTTCATTTTGATGAAACATTTGACATAGTTGCTAAAGAAATTATAAATATTCGTGATAACGTTGGTCTTTGTGAGGTTAATGGCTTTAATCGCTTTGAAATAACTGGCTTAGACGCTGAGAATTTTATAGATCGTATGTTTTGTGGGAACATCACACATAAACCTGGTCGCGTAGGATTAGGTTATCTTCTTAATGATTTTGGAATGGTAAAAAGTGAAGCGACTATTGCTAATATCCCAGCCTCAGATAGGGGTTCTACTAGAATTTGGTATGGCTCAGCTGCGGCATCAGAGTTCCATGATATGGATTGGCTAACACAACACATTAATGCTGATGAAGATGTTCACATTAAAAGCCTAACGAATGATCAAACTATTCTCATTATTGCTGGTCCAAAAGCTCGAAAAGTCTTGTCAGCATGTAGTCGTGACGACTGGAGTAAAGAGGTATTTCCATGGCTGAGCGTAAGAGAGTGCTTTATTGGATTCACAGCTGCTACTGTAATGTCAGTCAGTTTTTCAGGAGAACTTGCCTATGAAGTTCATGTTCCAAACTCTTCACTCTATGCAGCCTACCTTACCCTCTCAGAAGCTGGTAAAGAATTTGGAATGAAGCTCTTCGGATCCAGGGCTGTCGAATCCATGAGAATGGAGAAAGGATTTTTGTCATGGAAGTCTGATTTATTAACTGAATTTGATCCTTTTGAAACTGGTCTTGATCGTTTTGTAAATCTAAAAAAAGATAACTTTATTGGTAAAACTGCGTTACAAAAACGCGTTAAAGATGGCCCAAAACAGAGGCTTGTTTGCCTTGATGTTGATTGTAAACATGCGCCTTCTCATAGTGGAGCCTCTTTAATTGAAAATGGTAAAGTTGTAGGGACAATAACTTCTGGTGAATGGGGACATAGAGTGAATCAAAACTTAGCATATGCATTCGTAAATCCAGACAAATCTAAAGAAGGAACTAAGTTGATGATGGATTTACTGGGAGAAATGATTTCAGTACAAGTGATTCCATTTGGAGCCTATGATAGAAGCTATAGTAGATTATTAGCATAA
- a CDS encoding sarcosine oxidase subunit gamma translates to MSDYELLPESPLGGVEIEMDGFNITEVTDKSLVMVALPRENFSEVESSIDKSCGLKLPEMERSTLSKDSSIMLWRLQKNQVLAYFTYEGNDAEAHLSRRLSAPAYYTDQSDTWAMIRVSGQRSRDVLERICPVDISVEAFPVGSVSRTIMEHIGTIIFRDGDDSYVLLTMRSFGRSMLHAIEVSAENVL, encoded by the coding sequence GTGTCTGATTACGAATTATTGCCAGAGTCACCGCTAGGTGGCGTCGAGATAGAGATGGATGGCTTCAATATTACTGAGGTGACTGACAAGTCTCTCGTGATGGTTGCACTTCCAAGAGAAAATTTTAGTGAGGTTGAGTCTTCAATCGATAAGTCTTGCGGTCTTAAGCTCCCAGAAATGGAGCGATCAACCCTTTCAAAGGATTCTTCGATTATGCTCTGGCGTCTGCAAAAGAACCAAGTTTTAGCGTACTTTACTTATGAGGGTAATGACGCAGAAGCTCACTTATCTAGACGGTTATCTGCGCCAGCATACTATACGGATCAGTCCGATACCTGGGCTATGATTAGGGTTAGTGGTCAGAGAAGTAGGGATGTGCTCGAGAGAATCTGCCCAGTCGATATAAGTGTAGAAGCGTTTCCTGTAGGCAGCGTATCTAGGACAATCATGGAGCATATAGGAACCATCATCTTTAGGGATGGCGATGACTCCTATGTTCTTTTAACAATGCGTTCATTTGGCCGCTCTATGCTTCACGCGATTGAAGTGTCTGCAGAGAACGTTCTTTAA
- a CDS encoding sarcosine oxidase subunit alpha family protein, protein MSQTHRQDGGLIDQKKTLTFTFNGQILRGYEGDTLASALLANNKHLVGRSFKYHRPRGIVTVGSEEPNAIMEIGSGAHKEPNTRATVTQLYNGLEANSQNHRGPLGFDLMAITDFLSPLLGAGFYYKTFMWPKAFWEKIYEPAIRNSAGLGTLSKEPDPDTYDKGFRYCDILIIGAGATGLSAALTAASSGAKVILADEDFLMGGRLNTETAKIDNIKGSEWAKSAVEKLSAMENVTLMSDTTIFGVYDHGIYGALENRSSESRADSNKPRQVNWRIYAKKSILCAGAIERSIAFGNNDRPGIMLAGAVRAYMNRFAVATGNKVTVYTNNDDGWQTAKDLRSKGVNIVAVIDSRSISPVMPIQGAEIFMGTDVVDTKGRRALKSITLSNGKTLDTDSLAVSGGWNPNLHLTCHHRGIPKWNEEIASFIPDEATPPGMSVAGRAKGTMVLSDAMKEGHDLGSSVALELGYKSADLKAASTPAVAYNVVANWGVESGKNRAWVDFQNDVTAKDVRLANQEGFKSVEHVKRYTTLGMATDQGKTANVLGIGIMAENMGQTMEETGTTIFRPPYSPVAVGAFAGRRRGMEFYPTRYTPSHKWSEEQGAVFVEVGMWYRSQWFPQPGETHWRQSVDREVIKTRASVGICDVTTLGKIDIKGSDVSEFLNKVYVNAFAKLPVGKTRYGLMLREDSMAMDDGTTARLAEDHFVMTTTTANAVSVYRHLQFCHQVLWPDLDVHMISVTEQYAQYAVAGPNSRNLLQKIVDPEHDISNEAFPFMGAGAITVCGGIPARLFRISFSGELAYEIAVPTRYGDALMRAMMHAGEEFDVVPYGTEALGVMRIEKGHAAGPELNGQTSAYDLGMGGMVSGKKDFIGYKLGQREELLRNDRMQMVGFKPVNKNALVDKGHSMAGAHLLGLREEATTHNDQGWISSSIYSPMLGCYIGLGFIKDGLNRKGEFVRAVDLVRNSDIEVEICSPHFYDPEGGRLRV, encoded by the coding sequence ATGAGTCAAACACATAGACAAGACGGCGGTCTCATAGACCAAAAGAAAACGCTAACCTTTACCTTTAACGGTCAAATCTTAAGAGGCTACGAGGGAGACACTCTAGCATCCGCACTGCTTGCTAATAACAAGCACTTGGTTGGAAGGTCCTTTAAGTATCACCGTCCACGCGGAATCGTGACGGTTGGCTCTGAAGAGCCGAATGCTATCATGGAGATCGGAAGCGGTGCTCACAAGGAGCCCAACACGCGCGCAACTGTGACTCAGCTTTATAACGGTTTAGAGGCGAATAGCCAAAATCATAGAGGACCTCTCGGTTTCGATTTAATGGCGATCACCGACTTTTTATCGCCGCTGCTTGGAGCTGGCTTCTACTACAAAACATTTATGTGGCCTAAGGCTTTTTGGGAAAAGATCTATGAGCCAGCTATTCGTAATTCAGCCGGTCTCGGAACGCTTTCTAAAGAGCCAGATCCTGACACCTATGACAAAGGGTTTCGTTACTGCGATATATTAATTATTGGAGCCGGTGCAACTGGCCTGTCTGCTGCTCTGACAGCTGCAAGCTCAGGCGCTAAAGTAATACTGGCTGATGAGGACTTCCTGATGGGAGGCCGCTTAAATACTGAAACAGCTAAGATTGATAATATCAAAGGTAGCGAGTGGGCAAAAAGCGCCGTTGAAAAACTCAGCGCGATGGAGAACGTCACCTTGATGTCAGATACGACCATCTTTGGTGTCTACGACCACGGAATATACGGTGCACTAGAAAACAGATCGTCAGAGTCTAGAGCGGATAGCAATAAACCGAGACAGGTCAACTGGCGAATTTATGCGAAAAAATCAATTCTATGTGCGGGCGCCATTGAGCGCTCAATCGCCTTTGGAAACAATGATCGCCCAGGCATTATGCTTGCAGGTGCGGTGAGGGCTTATATGAATCGATTTGCGGTTGCAACGGGGAATAAAGTCACGGTCTACACAAACAATGATGACGGCTGGCAAACAGCTAAAGATTTAAGGTCTAAGGGTGTTAATATTGTTGCGGTCATTGATTCGCGCTCTATCAGCCCAGTGATGCCGATTCAAGGCGCTGAAATCTTTATGGGTACGGATGTTGTCGATACTAAAGGCAGAAGGGCACTGAAGTCCATTACGCTTTCAAATGGCAAGACTCTTGACACCGACTCACTAGCTGTTTCGGGTGGCTGGAATCCCAACCTACATTTAACCTGTCACCACAGAGGGATTCCGAAATGGAATGAAGAGATTGCCTCTTTTATTCCAGATGAGGCGACGCCTCCTGGGATGAGCGTTGCGGGTAGAGCAAAAGGAACCATGGTTCTCTCTGATGCAATGAAAGAGGGTCACGATTTAGGTTCTAGTGTTGCCTTAGAATTAGGCTACAAATCTGCAGACCTTAAGGCTGCATCAACGCCAGCGGTTGCCTACAATGTGGTCGCTAACTGGGGCGTTGAAAGTGGCAAAAATCGCGCTTGGGTTGACTTCCAGAATGATGTCACCGCGAAAGATGTTCGCTTAGCGAACCAAGAAGGATTTAAGTCGGTTGAGCACGTCAAGCGCTACACAACGCTAGGCATGGCAACGGACCAAGGCAAAACCGCTAACGTTTTAGGTATCGGCATCATGGCTGAGAACATGGGTCAGACTATGGAGGAGACTGGAACAACCATTTTCAGGCCGCCATACTCTCCTGTTGCAGTTGGTGCATTTGCTGGAAGAAGAAGAGGGATGGAGTTCTATCCAACAAGGTACACGCCGAGCCACAAGTGGTCTGAAGAGCAGGGCGCTGTGTTCGTTGAGGTTGGGATGTGGTATCGCTCGCAGTGGTTCCCTCAGCCGGGTGAGACGCACTGGCGTCAGTCCGTTGATCGTGAGGTCATTAAGACGCGCGCTTCTGTCGGCATCTGTGATGTCACAACACTTGGAAAAATTGATATTAAAGGATCAGACGTCTCTGAATTCTTGAACAAGGTTTACGTCAACGCTTTTGCGAAGCTGCCGGTCGGAAAGACACGGTACGGCCTGATGCTTAGAGAAGACAGCATGGCGATGGATGATGGTACAACGGCAAGACTCGCTGAAGATCACTTCGTGATGACAACGACGACTGCTAACGCGGTCAGCGTTTATCGTCACCTTCAGTTCTGTCACCAGGTGCTATGGCCTGATCTCGATGTCCACATGATTTCAGTGACCGAGCAGTACGCTCAGTACGCAGTCGCAGGACCTAACTCTCGTAACCTATTGCAAAAGATTGTTGATCCTGAACACGACATTTCAAATGAAGCGTTCCCTTTCATGGGGGCAGGCGCAATCACAGTTTGTGGCGGCATCCCTGCAAGACTTTTTAGGATCTCTTTCTCGGGCGAACTGGCCTACGAAATTGCGGTTCCAACGCGTTACGGTGATGCTCTCATGAGAGCAATGATGCATGCAGGTGAAGAGTTCGATGTCGTTCCTTATGGAACTGAGGCGCTTGGCGTTATGAGAATTGAAAAGGGGCACGCAGCGGGACCAGAACTCAACGGTCAGACGAGTGCTTATGATCTTGGAATGGGCGGTATGGTCTCAGGCAAAAAAGACTTTATCGGTTACAAGTTAGGTCAAAGAGAAGAGCTACTCAGGAATGATCGTATGCAGATGGTTGGTTTCAAGCCGGTGAACAAAAATGCTTTAGTTGATAAAGGCCACTCAATGGCTGGTGCGCATCTCCTCGGACTCAGAGAAGAGGCGACAACGCATAATGACCAGGGCTGGATTTCTTCGTCGATCTACTCCCCGATGCTGGGCTGTTATATTGGCCTCGGATTTATTAAAGATGGACTGAATAGAAAGGGTGAGTTCGTTCGTGCCGTTGATTTAGTTAGAAATAGTGATATAGAGGTTGAGATTTGTAGTCCACACTTCTATGATCCTGAAGGAGGGCGTCTACGTGTCTGA
- a CDS encoding sarcosine oxidase subunit delta, which produces MIINHPLLGPRDSEEFVYLGSTDLINRPTNWEDEASAEDFYQYQYIRENIAGDHQELWYHEQGDQSWLVVTRNTLSHEITKVELAQDVSRSMGRGK; this is translated from the coding sequence ATGATCATTAATCATCCATTACTAGGTCCTCGAGATTCAGAAGAATTTGTCTACCTGGGGTCGACTGACCTTATTAATAGGCCCACTAATTGGGAAGACGAAGCCTCAGCTGAGGACTTCTATCAGTATCAGTACATCAGAGAAAATATCGCTGGTGATCATCAAGAGCTTTGGTATCACGAGCAGGGCGATCAGTCTTGGCTGGTTGTAACTAGGAACACTTTATCACATGAGATCACAAAGGTTGAGCTTGCTCAAGATGTCTCAAGATCAATGGGACGCGGAAAATGA
- a CDS encoding sarcosine oxidase subunit beta family protein, whose translation MSKTKYSAFKVLKEALTGHKGWEPTWRDAEPKAEGYDVVIVGGGGHGLATAYYLAKNHGITNVAVIEKGWIGGGNVGRNTTIIRSNYLLPGNEPFYELSMQLWENLEQDLNYNAMVSQRGIMNLIHSDAQRDAFIRRGNAMLFADAGCEFIEAKEVKERYPFLDMDNPRFPIKAALAQPRGGTVRHDAVAWGYARGASDLGVDIIQNCEVTGFNIENGKCLGVKTTKGDIKAGRVGVCVAGSSGRVMAKAGIKLPIESHVLQAFVTEGLKPVMDNVITFGAGHFYCSQSDKGGLVFGGDIDGYNTYAQRGNLPVVEDVCSGGMAIMPSIGRARLLRMWGGIMDMSMDGSPFIDNTEVEELFFNGGWCYGGFKATPASGFCYAHLLATNESHEVATAYKLDRFRRGAIIDEKGVGAQPNLH comes from the coding sequence GTGAGCAAGACAAAATATTCTGCCTTCAAAGTATTAAAAGAAGCATTAACGGGCCATAAAGGCTGGGAGCCGACCTGGCGAGATGCTGAACCAAAGGCTGAAGGCTATGACGTTGTTATTGTTGGCGGAGGTGGCCATGGATTGGCGACTGCCTATTATCTTGCAAAAAATCACGGAATAACTAACGTAGCTGTCATTGAGAAGGGCTGGATTGGTGGCGGTAATGTTGGAAGAAATACAACCATTATTCGCTCAAATTATTTGCTTCCAGGTAACGAACCCTTTTATGAATTGTCTATGCAGCTCTGGGAAAACCTAGAACAAGACTTGAACTACAACGCGATGGTCTCTCAGCGTGGCATCATGAACCTTATTCACTCTGACGCTCAGAGAGACGCTTTCATTAGGAGGGGTAACGCGATGCTTTTTGCAGATGCGGGCTGTGAATTTATTGAAGCGAAAGAAGTTAAAGAGAGATACCCATTCTTAGATATGGATAACCCTAGATTCCCAATTAAAGCAGCACTTGCTCAGCCTCGCGGCGGAACAGTAAGGCATGATGCGGTTGCATGGGGATACGCGAGAGGGGCGAGCGACCTTGGTGTTGATATTATTCAAAACTGTGAGGTCACAGGCTTTAATATTGAGAATGGAAAGTGTTTAGGTGTTAAGACGACTAAAGGTGACATTAAAGCTGGCAGAGTTGGCGTTTGTGTTGCAGGCTCATCTGGAAGAGTGATGGCAAAAGCAGGTATTAAATTGCCGATTGAAAGTCACGTACTTCAGGCATTTGTAACAGAGGGCTTAAAGCCAGTTATGGATAACGTCATCACTTTTGGTGCAGGTCACTTCTACTGCTCACAGTCTGACAAGGGAGGTCTTGTATTCGGCGGCGATATAGATGGCTACAACACCTATGCGCAGAGAGGAAATTTACCGGTTGTTGAGGATGTCTGTTCTGGCGGTATGGCGATTATGCCATCGATTGGTCGAGCCAGGCTTCTTAGAATGTGGGGCGGAATCATGGACATGTCTATGGATGGATCTCCATTCATTGATAACACAGAGGTTGAAGAGTTGTTTTTTAATGGCGGCTGGTGTTATGGCGGCTTTAAGGCGACACCTGCGAGCGGATTCTGTTATGCCCACTTATTGGCAACGAACGAGTCACACGAGGTTGCTACAGCTTACAAACTGGATCGATTTAGGCGCGGCGCTATTATCGATGAGAAGGGTGTTGGCGCTCAACCAAACTTACACTAA
- a CDS encoding NAD(P)/FAD-dependent oxidoreductase has protein sequence MSLPNQAEYVIAGAGIHGLSTAWRLAERLTEKGEGIDGRIVIIDKADRIAAGATGIACGVVRNNYFQPAMRKLMAHSVSIWESDPEAFSYHANGYMQISCEKMRDDVRQIHTEQAAIGYESVFIEGEEESREYMLNLFDDWQAEGITSVLHEKPGGYANNVKAMEGLSKKVLDLGVTVVLNTEITGFETEGSGQSVTAVNTDKGTIQCDNLIVGAGPWVRDFWNMIGLPSQIELKDLNGELHENIDMWRFWQLEEGVLEIPPETLTTNDGKIPPVLHVDTDAPLYSTVDGSLITDQMWGIYYKPDWGFGGIQGGASPYTVDTPVNEVAIDPYGPESKEFTASKDFPEMWVSALAHCHKRFEGMMPHYHKEPSGGIGCFTPDSFPVIDTFNNNVTIIADSNHGYKMLGVGCLVAEELLGEKQELLEPFRFSRFKEGKLHPVSNSPYPWS, from the coding sequence ATGTCTTTACCAAATCAAGCCGAATACGTTATAGCTGGCGCAGGAATTCACGGATTATCAACTGCATGGAGGCTAGCTGAACGCTTAACCGAGAAGGGAGAAGGCATCGATGGTCGTATTGTGATCATTGATAAGGCAGACAGAATTGCGGCAGGTGCAACGGGTATCGCATGCGGCGTTGTTCGTAATAACTATTTTCAACCTGCTATGCGCAAGCTGATGGCTCACTCGGTCAGCATCTGGGAAAGCGATCCAGAGGCATTTAGTTATCATGCAAATGGCTATATGCAAATCTCATGCGAAAAAATGAGAGATGACGTCAGACAGATTCACACTGAGCAAGCGGCAATTGGATATGAAAGCGTCTTTATCGAAGGCGAAGAAGAGTCACGAGAATACATGCTGAATCTTTTTGATGACTGGCAAGCTGAAGGCATTACCTCAGTACTTCATGAAAAGCCGGGCGGTTATGCGAACAATGTTAAAGCAATGGAAGGACTCTCAAAGAAAGTTTTAGACCTTGGAGTCACTGTTGTCCTTAACACTGAAATTACAGGTTTTGAGACAGAGGGTTCAGGGCAAAGTGTTACTGCTGTTAATACTGACAAGGGAACCATTCAGTGCGATAACTTAATCGTAGGCGCTGGGCCATGGGTCCGTGATTTTTGGAATATGATTGGCCTTCCTTCTCAAATCGAGCTGAAAGATTTAAATGGAGAGCTTCACGAAAACATCGACATGTGGCGCTTTTGGCAGTTAGAGGAGGGTGTTTTAGAGATTCCACCAGAGACGTTAACAACGAACGATGGAAAGATTCCACCCGTTCTTCACGTTGATACAGATGCGCCTTTATATTCAACGGTAGATGGTTCACTCATCACCGATCAAATGTGGGGTATTTATTATAAACCTGACTGGGGTTTTGGTGGTATCCAGGGCGGAGCTTCACCTTACACTGTTGATACGCCAGTAAATGAAGTGGCTATTGACCCTTATGGACCAGAAAGCAAAGAGTTCACTGCCAGTAAAGATTTCCCTGAAATGTGGGTCTCAGCTCTTGCACACTGTCACAAAAGATTTGAAGGCATGATGCCTCACTATCACAAGGAGCCTTCAGGCGGCATTGGATGCTTTACGCCAGACAGTTTCCCAGTTATTGATACCTTTAATAATAACGTCACGATCATTGCGGACAGTAACCACGGTTACAAGATGTTGGGCGTTGGATGCCTAGTTGCTGAAGAGCTATTAGGAGAAAAGCAAGAGCTTCTAGAGCCATTTAGATTTAGCCGCTTCAAAGAAGGTAAACTTCACCCAGTATCGAATAGTCCTTATCCTTGGAGTTAA
- a CDS encoding LysR substrate-binding domain-containing protein, protein MSRRYYKLPPLTSLATFETAARHRSFKGAAEELGVTPGAVSHQIKFLETELGLSLFDRKHHGNNLTDHGESLFAVLQSSFTAVSSTLANLRRSASDKEVIISGTTAVSFMWLPPRLAEFWKQHPEIPVNQHVTDNPDSQGVAVDLKICYGFVENESTQKHTLFQDELVPLCSPSFAKEFPYTSIEDLAQAPLIHLRAKDKNWSNWFSWFNALGYKGKIAPGTHVNNYMIGLQVAGDGMGIVLGWKHLCKPKIDSGELLIYGDTSIPAPSALYIMSEKEELLPENVKILRDFLIAKP, encoded by the coding sequence ATGTCACGTAGATATTACAAATTACCGCCGTTAACTTCACTAGCGACATTCGAGACAGCTGCTCGTCATAGAAGTTTTAAAGGTGCAGCAGAAGAGCTTGGAGTTACTCCAGGCGCGGTCAGTCACCAAATAAAGTTTTTAGAAACTGAACTTGGACTCTCTCTATTTGATAGAAAGCACCACGGTAATAATTTAACGGATCATGGTGAATCTTTGTTTGCTGTTCTTCAGAGTAGTTTTACTGCGGTATCGTCAACTCTTGCAAATCTTAGACGCTCTGCCAGTGACAAAGAAGTTATTATTAGCGGAACAACAGCGGTTTCATTTATGTGGCTCCCGCCTCGCTTAGCTGAATTCTGGAAGCAGCATCCAGAAATTCCGGTGAATCAGCATGTAACTGACAATCCTGACTCACAAGGTGTTGCTGTTGACCTAAAGATTTGTTACGGGTTTGTTGAAAACGAATCGACTCAAAAACATACGCTATTTCAAGATGAATTGGTTCCTTTGTGTAGCCCTTCATTTGCAAAAGAATTTCCATATACCTCTATCGAAGATTTAGCGCAAGCCCCTTTAATTCATCTCAGGGCTAAGGATAAGAACTGGTCGAATTGGTTTTCATGGTTTAATGCTTTAGGCTACAAAGGGAAAATAGCGCCAGGTACCCATGTTAATAACTACATGATTGGGCTTCAAGTTGCCGGTGACGGTATGGGAATTGTTCTAGGATGGAAACATCTTTGTAAACCTAAGATTGATAGTGGTGAACTTTTAATCTATGGAGATACATCGATTCCTGCGCCTTCTGCGCTCTACATCATGAGTGAAAAAGAAGAGTTGCTTCCGGAAAATGTCAAAATACTAAGAGACTTCTTAATCGCTAAACCCTAG